Proteins encoded by one window of Microplitis mediator isolate UGA2020A chromosome 1, iyMicMedi2.1, whole genome shotgun sequence:
- the LOC130672007 gene encoding solute carrier family 35 member F5: MGEDLHRLTTMMNKSQRLIIGFLILLLVDIIWISSFRLTQYIYLETAFEKPFFSTYINQSMLTLYLLGLCFWPPWRGQCSKSTTYTFVDPNIEDENFYSEVNNSNLSDPIFVPIQKPENHDRSSGTESDDSSIRAVRFSKLAEVRHMSENDAIEALLARLSYQASVRAGEQARRQAHKFSIQKVAKVALMFGFILFTANYIYRILLAQMDIGNMTIISSTSSLFTLLLASFVSSNSSDKLSLSKLVAVLVNIFGMVLMSRSNINMDAKEEPKVMILSMLNAFFQTVYVIFLKKKVDHEDRMDIPMFFGFVGLFNLTLLWPIFFILHYGHWEEFEWPNSRQWTFIVINGIISTVLSEVLWLWSCFLTSSLIGILSGSLLIPMSMIADVLLKKIQYPYNFYVGLIPMIFAFSSIFLLSYYENWDPVLNLLKYFHSLIFRKSKNIRVLDLEVEQSECLIGDVNSVNHEA, translated from the exons ATGGGAGAAGATTTACACAGATTAACAACCATGATGAATAAATCTCAAAGACTAATAAttggatttttaatattgttattagtTGATATTATTTGGATATCTAGCTTTAGACTCACTCAG tatatttatttagaaactGCTTTCGAAAAGCCGTTTTTTAGTACATACATAAATCAATCAATGTTGACGTTATATCTACTGGGTTTGTGTTTTTGGCCACCGTGGAGAGGCCAGTGTAGCAAGTCGACTACTTACACGTTTGTAGATCCGAACATagaagatgaaaatttttattcggaagtcaataattcaaatttgagTGATCCGATATTCGTTCCAATACAAAAACCAGAGAACCATGATCGATCGTCCGGAACAGAGAGTGATGATTCTTCCATTCGAGCTGTACGCTTCAGTAAATTAGCCGAAGTGCGACATATGTCTGAAAACGATGCTATCGAGGCTTTATTGGCAAGGCTTAGCTATCAAGCCAGCGTTCGAGCTGGAGAACAAGCACGCCGACAAGCTCATAAGTTTTCTATACAAAAAGTCGCCAAAGTCGCTCTGATGTTTGGCTTCATCTTGTTTACGGCAAATTATATATACCGAATTTTGTTGGCCCAAATGGATATTGGAAATATGACTATAATATCATCAACGTCTAGCTTATTCACTTTATTACTTGCTTCATTTGTTTCAAGTAACAGCAGTGATAAACTTTCCCTATCAAAACTGGTTGCCGTATTAGTTAACATCTTCGGAATG GTTTTAATGAGTAGATCGAATATAAATATGGATGCAAAAGAAGAACctaaagttatgattttaagTATGCTCAatgcattttttcaaactgTTTACGTgatattcttaaaaaaaaaagttgatcaCGAAGATCGAATGGATATACCAATGTTTTTTGGATTTGTAGGCCTTTTCAATCTTACTTTGTTATGgccaatattttttattcttcattaTGGACATTGGGAAGAATTCGAATGGCCAAACAGTCGACAATGGACATTCATAGTTATAAATGGAATTATTAGTACAGTGTTGAGTGAAGTTTTATGGCTGTG GAGCTGTTTCTTAACATCTTCACTTATAGGAATTTTATCAGGAAGTTTATTAATACCAATGTCGATGATAGCCGATgtactcttaaaaaaaattcaatacccTTACAATTTTTACGTGGGTTTGATACCGATGATATTTGCATTTTCATCTATATTCTTACTGTCGTATTATGAGAATTGGGACCCAgtattgaatttattgaaatacttTCATTCTTTGATTTtcagaaaaagtaaaaatataag